The genomic region AATAAAAAGGAAAAGGTCATGATTGGAACAGGATCTATGACAGACCCATACATACCTCTTGAAAGGAAGATACAAAGTGTAAGGGAATCCTTGGAACTCATTAACAAATATGGTCATGGATTTACTTGCATCACAAAATCAAATCTAATACTCCGGGACTTGGATTTGCTTAAAGAGATCAATGAAAAGGCAAAAGTAGTCATTCAGATGACCTTGACAACATACGATGAAGAATTGTGCAAAACACTTGAACCTAATGTTTGCACTACAAAGGAAAGAGTAAAGGTATTGAAAATTCTAAATAAACACAATATACCTACAATCGTTTGGCTATGCCCTATTCTTCCATTCATAAACGATACAGAAGAAAACATCAATGGAATACTTGACTATTGCATAGACGCAAATGTCAAGGGAATTATCTGCTTTGGAATGGGAATGACATTGAGAGATGGAAACATGGAATATTTCTATAGCAAGCTAGACAAGCATTTCCCTGGACTTAAGGAAAAGTACATCAGGACTTATGGAAACAGCTATGGAATAGCTAGCCCAAATCAAAAGGAACTAATGAAGATTTTCTATAAACGAACAAATGAAAACAATATGATGAATAATCCAGAAGAAATATTCACATATCTTCATGAGTTTCCAAGCAAGGATAAAACTAAGCAGACCACTTTATTTTAAAAAAATAGTGTAAAAATAAAAAAAAATAGTAAAAAATAAAAAAAGAAAAAAAGAAAAAAAGAAGAATAATTAAATTATTCTTGTTCCCCTATTGTCCACATTTGTTTCAATGACTCTTCCATCATATGATGCCCAAGCATCCTTAACACCATCAATGGAACTTTCATCAACAATAGCTACAAATGAAGATCCAGTTCCGGACAATCCAGAAGCAAGTGCACCAGCTTGAAGTGCATCAAGAGCTATATTGTTATCAAAACCTAATACATTACCATACAAGAGCCCATTTAATGTCAATGCTTCAAGATAATCTCCATCAAGTGCCTTATTGAATGCTATTCTTACAAATGGAGCAACCAATTTCATCCTATCCACATCAGAAGAACCGCTTAATGATTCCTTATCTGGCATAAAGACCAAAATATCATAATCAGGCATTCTTTCCTGATGCAAAATTTCCCTATTTCCATTATCTGTAATTGTTAATCCTCCAAAGAAAGATGCGGAAGCGTCATCAAAAGCTCCAGTAATTGTAACTCCCGCTTCAAGGGATGCATCAATACCCATGTTTATCATTTCCAAATCTGTCAATGGCTCAAGGCAAAACTCGCTTGCAACCAATGCAGCGGTAGCCATGACAACAGCATTGGATAATGCACTGCTTGAAGAAAGCCCAGAACCTAAAGGCAAATTGGATTTTGTCTTGACTTCAATTCCCTGCCCATTTCCAAAATCCAAGCTAGGTATGATATCATCGAAATCCAATGCACTGCCTATCTTATAATAGTCTAAAACCTGTTCCACACATAAATTCATTAAATGAGGGTCAGCCCCTATATCTGATGAGCAGTTGACACCCACATCAGAAAACTTAGCCTCTGCCTCAATACCCAATCCTATACCGAATGCAGAACCGAAACCGGTTGAAATAGCATTGATTATTGTTGCAGAACCTGGAGAAAATACTGTTTTAGTCAAAAAATCACCAATTATCTTATAAATCTATATATTAATTTTAAAATCAAATGATATATATTTAATGTAAATCATTGAAAGTATTTCTAAATTTTATAAATATTTATGTGAATCATTGAAAGTATTCCTAAAAGCATTTCTAAATTTCATAAAAAAATAAAATTATAAAAATAAACTTTATATTAATGTAAATAAATATATTATAATACAAAATTTTTTATAAACGAATTTTTAAGAATAATGCAAATTTATTGAATCGAGATAATTTAAAAATATAACTAAGATGTGATACTATGAGTGAAAATAATATAAATTGGCTTAACATTGGAATAGGTGCCTTTATTATATTGGCCATAGTATTGCTTTTAGTTCTCCTTTTGCCATTTGGAAATATGGTGGAGCAACAAGATGAGATAGCAGTCATAACAATCAATGGAGCAGTTACATACGACTCATCTAACTCAACCAGAATATTTACCAGTGCAAGCCAAATAGAAAATGCATTGAATGAGGCAAATTCAAATCCAAATGTTAAGGCTATTGTATTAGACATAAACAGTAAAGGCGGAAGCCAAGTGGCTTGTGAAGAGATAGCTGACGATATTGAAAAATCATCTAAACCTGTAGTTGCATACATTGGTGATAATGGATTGGATGAAAGCTATTTGATTGCAAGCGGTGCAGATGCAATTGTTGCAAGCTCATCCTCATCAATTGGCGGAATCGGCCTTAGCTTTATTGACAGCAACAAATACTCAAAAACAAAGCTTACTGGAGTTTATAATGAAGATTATCTCAAATTGAAAAAATCAAATGAAAGCAATCCAGATAATCTTTTGAATGGTCAAAAGATGATTGATCAGGATTACACACAATTCATTAAAGCAATAGCTGAAAATAGAAACTTGAAACCTAATTATCTTGCAAAATTGGCTCATGGCAAAAGATATAATGGAAATGAGGCTAAAAATTTAGGCTTGATTGACAAGATTGGCAATAAGAATAATGCTATTAAATTAGCGGCTTCTAAAGCAAATGCAACTAATTACACTGCATTCAATTATCCTAAATCAAAGAAAAGCTTAACTGAAACTTTAAGTGAAAACAAGATATTCAATTTATAAATAAAAAATTTTCACTTTTCAATATTAACATTATCAAAAATCATTAGCCAATCTATTTTTTATCTATTTTTTATCTATTTTTATTTTGAGTTTCTATTTAAATAGGAATATTTATATACTAACGAACAATAATATATAAATAAATTTATAAAAGTTAAAGATTTTTATGAATTTATAATTACAATTTAACTAAAAACAAATAAGACTTAATTAATTTTTAAACAAAGGTGATAAAATGGTACACAAAATAGAAGTATTTACCTCACCAACCTGTCCACATTGTCCAGGTGCTGTGCAAGTTGTTGAAGAAGCAAAAGCAAAATTAGGAGACGAAATTGATGTGCAAATCCTCAGCATTGCTGATCCTGCTAACAGAGATCTAGCTATTGACTATGGAGTTCATGCAGTTCCTGCAATTGCAATTAACAATTCACTTGCATTCATTGGTGCTCCAACACTTGAAGAATTATTAGAAAGATTAGAATAATTGCAAAAACAATTTTCTAATATTTTTCTCTTTTTTTACTATTTTTATTAAAATTAAATTTAAAACACTCATTTTAAAAACATATTCTTACTATTTTTAAATCAATCCCACTATTTTTCTAAACATTTTATATAAGAATAAATAGAATTAATAAGATATATTATAATATTAATTAAATATTAAGTTCAAACATTAAGTTCAAATATTCTAAATTGAAAGAGGTTAAAACATGAAATTTGCTATGGTTGGACAGTTCCCACCACATATTGGAGGAGTTGGAGTTCATATACACACATTATCAAAGGAATTGGTCAGACAAGGCCATGAAGTGTATGTAATAACCTATCCCCATGAGGACATTAAGGACATTGATGGAATCCATGTAATCGGCACAAAGGGAGTTAATATCCCAGGACTAAGAGGATTATTCTTTGCAATAAACGCAACAAGAGAGCTAAAAAAACTCATTGAAAGGGAAAACATAGACATAATCCACGGCCATTATCTGCTTCCCGCAGGATGGTCAAGCGTTAAGGCAGGGAAATCAACCCATACCAAAACCTATGTGACTTCACATGGATCTGACATGTTTGAAACCTATAAAAAGCAAAAGTTTACTAGACCTCTCATCAATAAAGTGCTTAATGATGCTGATGTGATTCTTGCGGTAAGTGAAGCTTTGAAAGATGAAATCATAAAGACAGATATTCCAAATATTAGAGAAAAGACAAGATTGCACTGGAATAGTGTAGATGTGAGTAAGTTTAAAACTACAGAAGAAAACAAAGACAAATTTAAAAAAGAATTGGTTCAAGAATTCAACATAGATGCTGACAAACCCATCATTTTATTTGTCGGAAATATAATTAAAAGAAAGAATGTTGACTTGCTTATTGAAGCTAAAAAAGAAATGAATGTGAAAGCGAATATTGTCATAGTTGGTGATGGCCCTCATTCAAAAGAGCTAAAGGCAAAATGTGAAAAGGAAAATATTGAAAATGTTTACTTTACAGGTTCCAGAGGAGATGTTGAGGACATAATACCAAGCTGTGACATCCTAGTATTGCCATCATTCAGTGAGAGCTTTGGACTTGTACTTATTGAAGCATTATCCTGTGGAAAGCCAGTTATTGGAAGCAATGTTGGGGGAATAAATGAAATAATCACTGAAGATGTTGGCTTGTTGATTGACCCAAATGCCCCATCAGATTTGGCTAATGCAATTGATAGAGTCTTAAGCGATAAAGAATTGATGGAAAAGTTCAAGTCAAATGCAAGGGATAGGGCAAAGGACTTTGGAGAAACCAAATTGCCTTATGATGAATTGAATTGAAATTAAAATTATTTAAAAATATCATTATAAAATTTAAAGATTATAAAAATTATTAAAACATTTTCAAAATTGATTTAAATTAATGAAATTGATTTAAATTAAAAAATAATAATTATTAAGCCAAATTATAATCAGATTTTGGATAATAGTTATTAATAATAAAAAATAAACTAAATTAAAGAAAACATATTCATAAATTATAATTAATTTAAGAGGTTATCAAATGGGAGAAAAGGAATTTACCCACCTAACTGAAACTGGAGTTCATATGGTGGAAGTTGGAGCTAAGCCACAGCAAAGAAGAACTGCAGTGGCAAGCGGAAAGATTCATCTTCAAAAGGAAACAATTGACATGATCAAGAATGCAGAAATCAAAAAGGGAAATGTGTTGACAACTGCCCAAATAGCTGGAATTCAAGCTGTCAAAAAGACATCTGATATCATTCCCCTTTGCCATCCATTGAACTTGAGTGGAATCGAAATAGAATTTGATGTTGGAGAAGAGGAAATCACTGCAACTTGCGAATGTAGATTGACTGGACAAACCGGTGTGGAAATGGAAGCAATCACTGGAGTAAGCGTAGCATTGCTCACCATTTGGGACATGACAAAAGCAGTGGAAAAAGATGAAAACGGACAATATCCAGACACTAAGATTTCTGACATAGTTGTTTTAAAGAAAGAAAAATTGTAATTAAAATTTTTTTTGAAAATATTTTGATCAAACTTTTTCTAAAAGTTTGTTTTCAAATGCTCTAAGAAAATCAAGATTATTTATTAAATACAAACATATTATAAAAACTATTAGACTGATTAATATGGAAAACATCCCTGAAAACATTAAAACAATAATCAATAGCTGCTATCCATACATTGAGGATTTCAACCCTGCCCAAAAGGCAGTGATTGAATCAGGATACCTTGAAAACAATAGGAATTGTGTCATAGCGATTCCTACTGCCAGTGGGAAAACCGTGCTTGGAATAATGGCAGCTCTCAAATCCATTTTAGATGGTGGAAAAGCGGTTTATGCTGTACCTCTCCTTTCAATCCAAAATGAGAAGGTTAAGGAATTCAAGAAATTCGAGGAATTTGGAATCAATGTAGGAAAACACCCATCATCTTCAGACTTGTCAGTTATGGTCTTTGAATCATTTGATGCATTAACCAGATTTTCATGGGATGCCTTAAGGGAAGTCGACACATTAATCATCGATGAGTTCCATATGATTGGAGAATTTACAAGAGGCCCTACAATCGAATGTGCAATCACAAGGGCAAAAATAATCAATCCAAGCTTAAGAATCATTGCATTGTCTGCAACACTTGAAAATATGGGGGAAATCGAAAGCTGGTTGGATGCAACTGTTGTAGAACATGACTACAGACCAGTGCCATTGAACAAGGATGTGTTGGATGCTGAAATGTTCAATACAAAAAACAAGAATGATGTGGTTGTAAAAGTTATTGAAAAGGCAATATCCGATGATGCACAGGCATTGAGCTTTGTATCAACCAGAAGATTTACAGAAAGCCTTGCCAATTATGTTGCAGGAAAATTGAAAAAGAAAACTACTGCAGAACAAAAGAAACGCTTCAAGGAAGTGGCTGATAAGTTGCTTGCAGTGCCTGAGAAAAAGGGATCAAGACCAACCTCAACTTGTCTTAAATTAGCGGAAAGCTGTGAAAACGGTGCTGTTTTCCACCACGCTGGCCTTTTCAGTGAACAAAAGGAAATCATTGAAGAGGAATTCAGAAATGGAAATATATTGATGATTGCAGCTACTCCAAGCTTAATGTATGGAGTTAACCTTCCTTCAAAGTATGTGGTTATCAGAGACTATACAAGATGGACTTCAGATGGTCCCCAAGCAATTCCTGTTTTTGATTATGAGCAAATGTCAGGTAGAGCAGGAAGGCCTCAATATGATGATACAGGATATTCCTATTTGATTGCTAAATCCATGGAAGAGGCAATTACACTTGAAGAGCGTTACATTAACGGTCAAGTGGAGCCTACAAACTCTAAATTAATTGAAAACAAGGATGCTGTTTTCAAGCAAATAATTGCACAAGTGGCATCCACTCTATCAAAAACTCCTGAAGAGCTTCAAGACTTTTTCACCAAAACATTTTATGGATATCAAATGACTGCAAATTCTTCAATGAGCTTCTTTGCTGAAGAAAGCTTGAAATTTGAAATCATGAATGCTTTGGAATTCTTGCTTCAAAACCAGATTTTGCAGGCAACACCAAGTGGACTCAAAACAACCCCATTCGGTAATCTAATTGCAAGATCCAATTATAGTGTTGAAACCGCTGTAAAAATCAAGGAATATGCAAACAATCTCGATAACTTTAAGCCTGAGGAACTTATTTACCAATTAGCCCAAACTCCAGATATGCCTCTTATTGCATTTAAAGGCAGAAAATCCAAAGACCCTGTTCGTGAAATGCTATCAAACTATGGATTGTTTGCAATTGATATTGGAAACCCAGAAGCAACAGCAGTCTCTTTAATTGAATGGATAAATGAAAGGACAGAGTACCAAATTGAAAATGCTTATCATGTATACTCATCTTCTACCAGACGCTCTGCATATGAAGCTTCATTGCTTGTAAGGTTTACAAAGAACACCCTTGAAGTCCTTGGAAAATACTCCTATTCAAAAGATTTGGATTTCCTTTCTGCAAGACTTTATTATGGTGTAAAGGAAGACATAATACCTCTTGTAATTGGAGTGAAACGTTTAGGAAGACGTCGTGCAAGAGCATTGGTTGATGTATTTGGCGATGATTTGAGACCATATTCAGAAAAAGAGCTTCAAAAAGTTGATGGAATCGGTCCAAAATTAGCTCAAAACATTAAGAAATTTGCAGATAATTATTAATTAATTATCTCTTTTCTATTTTTTAAAAAAAAAATTAATGTTAAATTTAAAAAAAATTATTTACTATTTTTAAAAAGAGATTTTGAATATTTGAAAAAATATGAAAAATAGATAGATTTTGATTTTAATTATATAAAAAAATTTTAAAAAAAAGAAAAAATAAAAGAAGAGGATAATTATCCTCCACCTTCACAACCTTGAATGTCATTTAAGTTGGCATTGAGTTCTTCATAGCCTTCCTTAATGTCCTTGACTTGCTCAAGAGTGTCTTTATCAAGGTTATCTGAATCAACGATGTCTTTTTCATTAACCACTTCTAAAGAATCAGCTGCATACCATAAGGCAGGTTCATCTAATTTTACCCATTGCTCGTTGTCTTCTTCTTTCAAATCAACAACTTTACTTATGGTACCAGTACCGGTATATCTTATAAAGGAACCTATATCAATGGTTTCTCCTCGAATATCACAAATACTCATACTATCACCAATAGGTTTTAATAAAGTCTTCAAAGAAGAAAATAAATAGAAATTTAATTTAGTCTATTTTTACTTCAGCCTCTTCTTCAGCCTCTTCTTCTGCTTCTTCTTCATCTTCAACAATTTCAGCTTCAACTTCTTCCACTTCTTCTTTAGCGTCTTTAGCTTTTTCAGCTTCTTCAATTGCAGCTTCTTTGTTGATTTCCTAGAGATAAAGTTTTTCTTAAGGACAATGGTTATTGCATTGATTTTACCTTCTTTAGGATCAAATTCAGCATCATCAATTTTACCTACTTCATTTGCATTAGCATCTAAAGCCATCATACCTAATAATTGTTTAATTTTCATTCTATTACCTCAATTATTATTTTTCATGAAATTATGTTAAAACTAATCAAATATGGTTTGATTATTTGGAAATGGCCATATAACTAAAAAGTTATTTTTAACATAATCACCATTAATTAAGAATATGATTTGAAAATTATATAAACTTATCTAAATATTTTTTTAAAGCAATAAAATTTATATAATTATGATAATAAATTAATATTTTAAAAACAAATATAATTACTATAAAATATCATTATAAGAAAATCAAAAACAAATCTTAATAAAAATCATTAAAAAAATTTTATCGAGGGTGAACCTAATGGAAGAAGCATGTCGAATTATCATAGAAGATATCATAAATGGGAAAATAACTACTCGTCGTGAGCTCGAAGTGGAAAAAAGGCAGCTCTGTAGAGATAGAAACCTGAAGAAATTTATGAGCAATTCTGTAATCCTAGAACATGCTAGCCTTGAGGAAAAGAAAATCGTTTCTAACCTTTTAAGAAAGAAACCAACCAGAACAATCTCTGGAGTGGCAATTGTTGCAGTGATGTGCCATCCACACCAATGCCCTCATGGAAGATGCTATTATTGCCCTGAAAGTGACATTGCACCTCCAAGTTATACTGGAGAGGAGCCTGCAGCACTTAGAGGAAGAATGTTTAAGTTCCATCCATATGTCCAGTGCTACAATCGTCTAAAGCAATTGCATAAGGTAGGCCATCCAATAGATAAGGTTGAACTCATCATCATGGGAGGAACCTTCCCATCAAAGGACATATGCTATCAGGAATGGTTCGTTTCACAATGTCTAAAGGCAATGAGTGACTTTGGAGTGATCCTTGAAAACATAACTGAAATTGGGGATATTGAATCATTCAATAAAGAAGACCTTTTAAAGTATCCCCCATATAGCAACAATGCACTTAAAACTTATCCTCCAAATGATAATGTGCTAATAGATGACATCCAAAGAATTAACGAAAGCTCTAAAGTAAGATGCATCGGAATGACCTTTGAGACCCGACCGGACTACTGTAAGGAGCCTCATGTTGACAGAATGTTGAATATGGGAGTTACAAGGGTTGAGTTAGGTGTTCAAACCATCCATAACCACATTTATGAAAAGATCAAAAGAGGACATACCGTTGAGGATGTCATTGAAGCAAACAGGATTCTAAGGGATTCTGGGGTGAAAGTGGCTATGCACATGATGCCTGGGCTTTTTCCTCTTGCAAGAGATGAACCTAGAATAGAGCAATGCCCAGAAAAAGATTTGGAAATGTTTAAAACCATCTTTACAAATGAAAACTTCAAGCCGGATATGCTCAAGATTTATCCTTGCCTTGTTACAGATGGAAGTGAACTTCACAAATTATGGAAAGAAGGGAAATACAGACCATATAGTGATGAAGAAGCTGTTGAACTGATAGTTCAAATCAAGAAGATCTTGCCGAAATGGGTAAGAACCATGAGAATCCAAAGGGATATTCCATCCACATTAATTGAAGATGGAGTGAAAAAATCAAACCTTGGGGAATTGGTCTACAATCGTCTTGAAGAAGAGAATATCAATTGCCAATGCATAAGATGCAGGGAAATTGGCCATAAGAAGACCAAGGAAGAGTATTCAATTGATGATTACAAATTATTTGAAGAGGATTACATTGCTACCGAAGGCAAGGAACACTTCCTATCCATAGAAGATAAGAATGAGGAAAGCCTTGCAGGATTCCTAAGATTAAGAATGCCTTCCGAAAAAGCTCATAGAGAAGAGATTGATAATAAAACAGCTATTGTTCGTGAATTGCATGTTTATGGAAACATGATAAAGATAGGGCAGAAAGGAAGTGATATCGGACAGCACACAGGCTTTGGTGAAAAGTTGTTGAAACGTGCTGAAGAGATAAGTATCGACCAGAACAAGGAAGAGCTATTGATTATCAGCGGCATTGGAGCCAGAAATTATTACCGCAAATTCGGTTATGAACGTAAAGGCCCATATATGGCTAAAA from uncultured Methanobrevibacter sp. harbors:
- a CDS encoding shikimate kinase, yielding MTKTVFSPGSATIINAISTGFGSAFGIGLGIEAEAKFSDVGVNCSSDIGADPHLMNLCVEQVLDYYKIGSALDFDDIIPSLDFGNGQGIEVKTKSNLPLGSGLSSSSALSNAVVMATAALVASEFCLEPLTDLEMINMGIDASLEAGVTITGAFDDASASFFGGLTITDNGNREILHQERMPDYDILVFMPDKESLSGSSDVDRMKLVAPFVRIAFNKALDGDYLEALTLNGLLYGNVLGFDNNIALDALQAGALASGLSGTGSSFVAIVDESSIDGVKDAWASYDGRVIETNVDNRGTRII
- a CDS encoding PRC-barrel domain-containing protein, with protein sequence MKIKQLLGMMALDANANEVGKIDDAEFDPKEGKINAITIVLKKNFISRKSTKKLQLKKLKKLKTLKKKWKKLKLKLLKMKKKQKKRLKKRLK
- a CDS encoding DEAD/DEAH box helicase, whose protein sequence is MINMENIPENIKTIINSCYPYIEDFNPAQKAVIESGYLENNRNCVIAIPTASGKTVLGIMAALKSILDGGKAVYAVPLLSIQNEKVKEFKKFEEFGINVGKHPSSSDLSVMVFESFDALTRFSWDALREVDTLIIDEFHMIGEFTRGPTIECAITRAKIINPSLRIIALSATLENMGEIESWLDATVVEHDYRPVPLNKDVLDAEMFNTKNKNDVVVKVIEKAISDDAQALSFVSTRRFTESLANYVAGKLKKKTTAEQKKRFKEVADKLLAVPEKKGSRPTSTCLKLAESCENGAVFHHAGLFSEQKEIIEEEFRNGNILMIAATPSLMYGVNLPSKYVVIRDYTRWTSDGPQAIPVFDYEQMSGRAGRPQYDDTGYSYLIAKSMEEAITLEERYINGQVEPTNSKLIENKDAVFKQIIAQVASTLSKTPEELQDFFTKTFYGYQMTANSSMSFFAEESLKFEIMNALEFLLQNQILQATPSGLKTTPFGNLIARSNYSVETAVKIKEYANNLDNFKPEELIYQLAQTPDMPLIAFKGRKSKDPVREMLSNYGLFAIDIGNPEATAVSLIEWINERTEYQIENAYHVYSSSTRRSAYEASLLVRFTKNTLEVLGKYSYSKDLDFLSARLYYGVKEDIIPLVIGVKRLGRRRARALVDVFGDDLRPYSEKELQKVDGIGPKLAQNIKKFADNY
- a CDS encoding tRNA uridine(34) 5-carboxymethylaminomethyl modification radical SAM/GNAT enzyme Elp3, producing the protein MEEACRIIIEDIINGKITTRRELEVEKRQLCRDRNLKKFMSNSVILEHASLEEKKIVSNLLRKKPTRTISGVAIVAVMCHPHQCPHGRCYYCPESDIAPPSYTGEEPAALRGRMFKFHPYVQCYNRLKQLHKVGHPIDKVELIIMGGTFPSKDICYQEWFVSQCLKAMSDFGVILENITEIGDIESFNKEDLLKYPPYSNNALKTYPPNDNVLIDDIQRINESSKVRCIGMTFETRPDYCKEPHVDRMLNMGVTRVELGVQTIHNHIYEKIKRGHTVEDVIEANRILRDSGVKVAMHMMPGLFPLARDEPRIEQCPEKDLEMFKTIFTNENFKPDMLKIYPCLVTDGSELHKLWKEGKYRPYSDEEAVELIVQIKKILPKWVRTMRIQRDIPSTLIEDGVKKSNLGELVYNRLEEENINCQCIRCREIGHKKTKEEYSIDDYKLFEEDYIATEGKEHFLSIEDKNEESLAGFLRLRMPSEKAHREEIDNKTAIVRELHVYGNMIKIGQKGSDIGQHTGFGEKLLKRAEEISIDQNKEELLIISGIGARNYYRKFGYERKGPYMAKKLV
- the moaC gene encoding cyclic pyranopterin monophosphate synthase MoaC codes for the protein MGEKEFTHLTETGVHMVEVGAKPQQRRTAVASGKIHLQKETIDMIKNAEIKKGNVLTTAQIAGIQAVKKTSDIIPLCHPLNLSGIEIEFDVGEEEITATCECRLTGQTGVEMEAITGVSVALLTIWDMTKAVEKDENGQYPDTKISDIVVLKKEKL
- a CDS encoding glycosyltransferase family 4 protein — encoded protein: MKFAMVGQFPPHIGGVGVHIHTLSKELVRQGHEVYVITYPHEDIKDIDGIHVIGTKGVNIPGLRGLFFAINATRELKKLIERENIDIIHGHYLLPAGWSSVKAGKSTHTKTYVTSHGSDMFETYKKQKFTRPLINKVLNDADVILAVSEALKDEIIKTDIPNIREKTRLHWNSVDVSKFKTTEENKDKFKKELVQEFNIDADKPIILFVGNIIKRKNVDLLIEAKKEMNVKANIVIVGDGPHSKELKAKCEKENIENVYFTGSRGDVEDIIPSCDILVLPSFSESFGLVLIEALSCGKPVIGSNVGGINEIITEDVGLLIDPNAPSDLANAIDRVLSDKELMEKFKSNARDRAKDFGETKLPYDELN
- a CDS encoding MJ0307 family thioredoxin; protein product: MVHKIEVFTSPTCPHCPGAVQVVEEAKAKLGDEIDVQILSIADPANRDLAIDYGVHAVPAIAINNSLAFIGAPTLEELLERLE
- a CDS encoding radical SAM protein codes for the protein MHYVNAKSILSNKNGMNLYRGCSHGCIYCDSRSNVYNMDHAFEDIEVKANATELLKKALKNKKEKVMIGTGSMTDPYIPLERKIQSVRESLELINKYGHGFTCITKSNLILRDLDLLKEINEKAKVVIQMTLTTYDEELCKTLEPNVCTTKERVKVLKILNKHNIPTIVWLCPILPFINDTEENINGILDYCIDANVKGIICFGMGMTLRDGNMEYFYSKLDKHFPGLKEKYIRTYGNSYGIASPNQKELMKIFYKRTNENNMMNNPEEIFTYLHEFPSKDKTKQTTLF
- a CDS encoding DUF2098 domain-containing protein translates to MSICDIRGETIDIGSFIRYTGTGTISKVVDLKEEDNEQWVKLDEPALWYAADSLEVVNEKDIVDSDNLDKDTLEQVKDIKEGYEELNANLNDIQGCEGGG
- a CDS encoding S49 family peptidase; its protein translation is MSENNINWLNIGIGAFIILAIVLLLVLLLPFGNMVEQQDEIAVITINGAVTYDSSNSTRIFTSASQIENALNEANSNPNVKAIVLDINSKGGSQVACEEIADDIEKSSKPVVAYIGDNGLDESYLIASGADAIVASSSSSIGGIGLSFIDSNKYSKTKLTGVYNEDYLKLKKSNESNPDNLLNGQKMIDQDYTQFIKAIAENRNLKPNYLAKLAHGKRYNGNEAKNLGLIDKIGNKNNAIKLAASKANATNYTAFNYPKSKKSLTETLSENKIFNL